ATCCTAACAGCCTCAATTCTAATATTATTCCAAAATGAATCATTCTGGGCTTTCGAAATGCTCCAAAGGATTGTCCCTATTAACGCACCTGAATTGTGATCAAGGGACCAAAGCAGGTGAAAACATGAGCCTTAACATTATCAAACCAATAAGACAAATGGTTTACTAACTGCCATTAACCGGCGTTTCTCTAACAGTGCTTACTACCTTTATCACAATGAGCACAACTAGCAAGGCATTCAATTTCTTTCAATATCAGTCTCTTTCAAAGAGGTAAACAATCGTGACAAAGTCTCCAAAGGAAGGTCTTTAGAAACGGTGGCACATGCAGCATCCGAATAGAGTTTTAAGTAGAgtctatttttttacatatataaatttataatttttattttaaatttatatatgtaaaaaatacattattagattaaagttaattattacaaattttattatgtaaacttatgtgtattatatatatattaaaaattttaatgtaatatataatgatattagttatttttttaacataattaacctATTAAATCAATTTGTTTGAGTATCCGTATAGGCGTAagggtattttttattttttccaaaatatattGGGTGCAGGAAGAAATATGCTCAGTGCTGGAAGAAAATCTCCTTAGGCTGAAAGGTTATATTTAATTTGGGCTAACTTGTTATTTTCCTAAAGTGGAACTATATTGGactttctttgttattttcctaaCTTGTCAGTGCTTGGACTTTCTTTGTTGCCATTCCAGAGGCGATATTGCAAAAAATTCCAGTGGATAATATAATTAATCCGGATTAACATGGATAAAAACGAATAATTAAGCCTCCACCGTAGCCATAGATGTCTCGATCATATGTGGAAATTTCaacttcatccataaaatttaacACAGTGAAAGAGTAAATCGAAGAGAACTATTAAGTCTAGAAAATGCATGCTCATCAGAGGAAGAAAATTAATGAACAAATTAAGGAAAGTTCAATTTcatatatgaaatttaattgagtAAATAGAAGAAAACTATTGTCTAGAAAATGCATGCTCGTCAGAGGAaggaaatgaagaaattaaggaAAGTTCAATTTCATGTATGAAATTTAACTGAGAGAGTagttaaaatagaaattaagaaaCTATTATACGTCTAGAAAATTCATCATATATCAGGAATCATAGCAATAATGTGAGAGAATAAGAAAGAACTTTCATAGAATTATTCATAAGATCGAGAAGCATAAAGAGTTGAGAAAGATATAACTGCTAGCTAGAATGAAAGAATATACTAAAACAAACGAAAAGATAGTCTATTTACATTACTGGTGCTATTCTCTAATATTGCATTTACATTACGGGTGCTGGCACTCATTGCACTTAAACTTCGGGTCTTTGTGTACATTTCAGGTGTTCGTGTCCATTGCATTTAAATTTCAAGTACTTATATTGTTTCAATGTCTATAGAAGCACTCAGCTCCTTACATTGGTTGCATTTTATGTTTTAGGTCCTCTAGCCCGATGCATTATATTCAACATATATAGTCAAAACTAATGTCGTATTTAGCAAATCTTGGCaatcatataatatatagattatcaagactattaagATTTCACATGCATGTACATGCATATACCTAAATAATACATTTCAAAACGTACGTACATCCACATTGCAGAATAAAAAAAACGTACCTGAACCTTGTTTGTTCATCAAACACAATTGAAACATTATTAAACAATATATCAATATCCACTTTCAGAAATTAAcccatatatttatatatatgaaacaaaatttagtatattttatgCTAAAACTTATTTCTTATAGGTTAAAGTAATATGATTCAAGAATTGAATGTGGTGCAATCTCTCCGAATCTCTCCATCATTCCCAGTCTTGACCCCAACCCTTGCAAGCTTCCTGATGGCTGCGACAAAGGCATCGTTAAAATCCGCAACGTTGTTGGCGAACCTAACAACAGTTGGTTGTGACGTGGCATCCTCGAACAGAACCTGGTCTGAGGTTAGCAACCCTTTCCCCGACAGCAGGTTTTGGTAATACAAGTTGTCGAAGGCCGCAGGGGATTGTGGGTCCAGGGCAACCGCTACAGTGGGGTCGGGGTTCCTAGGGCACCCCGCCATTAGGTCCTGGGCGTAACTGGGGTCCAGAGTGGGGTCCACCGTGTTGGAGGACGAGAAGGAATATAAACGGTTCGCGAACTGGTCACAGTGCGAGAAGCCCACTGTGTGGGCCCCAGATAACGCTATCATGTCCGTTTGGCTGAGGCCGTGCTTTGAGAAAAGCGCGTTGAGTTGGTCCAAATTGAAGTTTGCTTTCGGAAGGTTTCCTTCTACACTTGATGCCTTGGAAATAAGCCCGTCTTTGCGTCCAAGCTCTACGTTGAATGAAGGACCTCCAAGCTGAGATAGTTTTAAAGTCACCAACACAAGTGTTATTATTTGTTaactatataaatatttgacattcaatttaaatttaaagtattgTACGTCCACATTGAATATATGttttatagtaattattttgaaacatatatgtttcttaatttctaattagtttttatttcagaatttctaattagttaataatataaaaatcttaattagtttttatgattgaaccaattttataaataatagtttAATATTTAGCAGCCACTCATcagaaaaaatgtatttttagcaTTATATATATAGTGGTTTAACCAGTTTGATTAATgacttaattactaataataatatccTGGTTGAGTTAGATGTTGATCTGGCCGAATTTAATAATGCTCacaatataatttctttttttactttgtaaAACATTTCTTCTACTATTGGGCAAAATCTCTTATCATTACGTAAGGataacaaaattttcatttaatatcatGCAGAGAACTAAGtgttgaagagagagaaaatgaaagagtgtgtaattatattaacaaaaagaaaacttaaTGATGTGTTGCTACAGAATTGGACAACCACCGGATGTAGTCAAATTCGTGTACCACATTATTAAATGATAGTGCAAACATAAAAATCATactattttaactttaaattaatgaaatgaaTTGACTTTATGGGATTAAATTAatctaaatttcaaaatattttgagggttcaaaatcaattttctcctttatcatatatgataaaatcatcaatttttttaataactattttgaaaattatatatttcttaattaagttttaattagttgataaacgataatataaaaatctttatatacatttttatatttggaccaaatttatatataatagtgTAATGATTagcagaaaaaaataattttgatcattatatatataacatacttAAATACTATTATAACGTGATTTAACCAGTTCGATAATGACTAAATTACTAATATATCCTGATTGAGTTAGATGTGGATAGGGCCGAATTTAATATAACATGCACtcgtaataattttttgtttacttttacaAAACATTTCTTCTACTATTGGGCAAAATCTCTATCATTACGTAAGGATAACATAAAATTTCATTGAATATCAGAGCAAGTGTTGAAGAGGGAATATGAAAGAATGTGTAaatattcttaataaaaaaaagaaaacttgatGATGCATTGCCAGAGAATTGGAGAACGGATCGATGTAGTCAAATTCTTGCAGCAGATGGTAAACATAAAAAGACAAACTCTTAtcgttttaaactttaaattaatgaaatgaattgattttactTTTGGGGTATATGtatgttaaattaataattaatatttgcttaCCAAGCCTATAACGTCTCTGGTAGCAAGTGCCAAAATGTCTGCACATGAAACCACTCCAGGACATGAAGATTCCACTGCTTGCTTTGCCTTGATGACAGTGTCAAACCCATCTCCTGGTAGTGAAATATTCTCCTCTGCATCCTTCTCTGCGTCCCCATTTGGCGACGAGATTATCACTGAGGCATCACAACCCTACAccatcaaaattcatttttcataagaatAGTCAAGCCAATTTTCACAATCACCAATTTTGTGGATCTCATGTTTAATTGCCCTTTTGGTTAACATTGCTGTAATTTTATTTCCTGAATGAAATAGAATGGGTTCTTGATCAATGTTTTTAGCATGTTCCTGTGATAACTGTAGCTGGTCAAAAGTTAACAACACATCAACTAATAGGATTGTCGCATATACCTCGTAgtcaatgattttttatttttttaataatctagGTAGGCACCAAAGGCGTGAAGTTGTGTGTGGTATGTGACTACGGGTCTGTttggaaagaagaaaataaaaaaaaagaaaatgaaatgagttttttcattaactaaaatgaatttttcattaactaattattagttaatttatagatctcatcttttaaagaaattatattaatgaatttttaaaaattaattaatagaaaacttatttttacttataaaaaagtttatatttttttttattttcttcttttagaaatatttaaaaagctTATCCAAACAGCTTCTAGGTCTCACTCGCatcatattatcattattatttccACACACAGAATAGAAAGTGGCGCATACCATATTACCATTCCAAGCGAAATTGCAAAAAGAAGAATAAGCCTCCACCAGCCAGAAAAGTCACGATCATATATTTTGAAAGTTCAACTtcatatatgaaattttaaaagagagagagagcaaaCTCAGGGAAACTATCATGTCTAGAAAATGCATGCTCATTATCAGAGGAAGGAAACGAACAACCATAGATATGGAGCTAGGGCTGACCTAATGTCAAAtgagatttaaaataaattttaaggtaaaaattttatttttaataaaaaatagtctttttttttctaataaatgcgACATTTTGtgctttataaaaactaaaaggaaatatatttttgttaaagggCTTAAAGTTTatgttttaattgttttatcctTTAATCGACCATGatgaatgtatatattttttttataaaaacaaaacttgAAACTGAAAAATCATATCATATACACACGAGTACACAAGTgaagaaataaagaaacattATAAGAATTGAAGAACACACCTCAACAAAGCAATCATGGAAAAAGAGACGCAGAGTTGCTTGTCCAGTTGTAATGGTCTGTGTAAACTTGTTAGTCACTGCTTGTTTCACGATGGATTCCACGTTTGGACAAGATAAACTGTAGAAATTCTCTACTAATTGGCCTTCACCCTTAGATAAAAGCATCGTGAAAGCCAACAAAGCCATTAATACCATCCTCATGCTTTTCTCCATTCCCCCTTCTGGCTAACAAGCTATATATAGCTAAACGTCTCCACAactctattatatatatatatcctcgTGTTTTATATTCCGTGTGGTTAAGGAAGCTAGTATCCCAGTGGGATATACATTATAATTtaagtcatgataaaaagaaaaaaaagaattagacAAAGTTGATTACGCGGTTACCCCAAACCTTGTCATGTATAATATATGGCTTGGAAGCTGCCTTAATTGGTCCAAGTAGAGGTCACTTTAACTTGCCAATGGGAAACTTACTCTTTTGAATTTTCCAGATTGGGCGTTATTGgaatcaattaattatattattatataagaaGTTTTTGTTATGTAGGAAGATATATATGTTACATGGCAACATTATTTTcaatctctttttttcttcttcaaaatttcacaaatttaacaaattgGAAATCATTGTCTCACATTGTCGTATAACCCTAAATAAGTTAACAAATTTCAGCGTTTGTTTTGTAAGGCGATAAGCAAACTATGTTGCTCATAGTTTGGCTAGAGCATCGAGTTCTTTTGTTATTAGTCCCCATCACTTCGGTGATTTACCATCTTGTATTGCTAATCAAGTTCTATTGGAAATTTATATGGTAGTTGAATGAAGTCATTTGAAAGGGTAAAATTTTAAGTACCATAagcactttaattaatttttccattttaaagATTCAAGCATGATATCTTAAAGAAAGTCAAGTTTCTTGTCACTTGAACTAATTAAAGACGTTGGTATACTCACGAATTTCTCTTATAATgttgttatttgattttttttataaccataTAAACCTTCACTTCAAAATTCAGAAAATATACACATATGggtttcaattaaataattgatttattttatgttgaatATTAATTGCTAATTGCAAATCAATGCGTGCAATCTTACAGTATATGTTCATTAGTAGTTACTACATGATTTTGACGCCTTAACCAATCTGAGATTTATTTATCCATTGCAAGGTTTGACATATGGGTCCTATGTCATCGTcttcaaaatttaattcaaatatcaCCACCACTtaaaatgactatttttttttttaattcagagATTAGGTGTGGAATTGATTTTTCCGTTTCTCGttttgctctttttttcttaattagtcaATATCAATCTATCCACGTTATGTGTAGCCATCAAAGCACGTTCAACGCAAGCACCGTACCTGAACtcgtcaagttttttttttttcctggggCCGTGGATTTTCTCATTAAGTAACAACGTTTTTTAGGCTTTAATTTTTGCAAACCCATACTCGTGACGATTGGATTCCttgtatgttttgaaaaactgaaGTTAGCTAGAGTGTAGTGCTGGTAAAcaactttaatttgtttaaactcTGCTAGTATATATGTTcgaacagttttttttttttttttccaaatagtCTTAAAAGTGTTCTATCAAATGaggtttattttttctttctttctctaagTAGCTTcacaaacatacatatataaatatataattaatttcattgacTAGACTGTCTAACATCTTAAACCTTTGCCTGGTCAACTAAAGATTAATAATCATGTCATACACAAACAGCAAGTTtggattgataaaaaaaaaacaaattcgaaagtcacttttaaaaaaaattatatcaatatattttttaaaataatttcattgatCTCATGcagtagttattattattattattattattaatttatctaaatcaattaaattatatgtgtgTGAGAGATTATTGAGTATATGTTATGAAGTTATaattttagatttgtttaaagACTTCCAAAGTGTATTAACACTCatgatttgttaatatataatcCAGTTACTATATAAATGGAGTATATAtgttaataagttttaatttagtTTCTTAAAGGTAAGTTGCTAATATATTCATacttaaaaatacttaaattcaaGTTAGAactaaagatattaaaaatgatagattaaacaacaaaaaagttaaattaattaagtcgtttagttaatattaaaaatataagataatatcTCATATGTGTTATTAGGaacatatttacatttttaaaataaatatatatttgaaattgatttttatattcaattataGATCAATAGATCATTCAGttgaag
The Glycine max cultivar Williams 82 chromosome 16, Glycine_max_v4.0, whole genome shotgun sequence genome window above contains:
- the LOC100812082 gene encoding peroxidase 55, yielding MEKSMRMVLMALLAFTMLLSKGEGQLVENFYSLSCPNVESIVKQAVTNKFTQTITTGQATLRLFFHDCFVEGCDASVIISSPNGDAEKDAEENISLPGDGFDTVIKAKQAVESSCPGVVSCADILALATRDVIGLLGGPSFNVELGRKDGLISKASSVEGNLPKANFNLDQLNALFSKHGLSQTDMIALSGAHTVGFSHCDQFANRLYSFSSSNTVDPTLDPSYAQDLMAGCPRNPDPTVAVALDPQSPAAFDNLYYQNLLSGKGLLTSDQVLFEDATSQPTVVRFANNVADFNDAFVAAIRKLARVGVKTGNDGEIRRDCTTFNS